A genomic stretch from Anopheles nili chromosome X, idAnoNiliSN_F5_01, whole genome shotgun sequence includes:
- the LOC128728910 gene encoding nose resistant to fluoxetine protein 6-like, giving the protein MALWRRPVAIGLGILLVVALLVVGEGEAFRLREHGAQDERLAVVRRGVGPRPRVSEGVWGVAGRKSWSVRDNDDEEEDKEDEEEEEVEEDEKDDDDDDDDDDGEEESQEQAAIRKATQERLLRARGGVKGRIRSMEGPVKGGRGVRIPQQEVSGDDAEEQQTEPSSIFNLFGLLSAKRAAIDERATMTTTNDDDRDDGGRAPRKLGGKKRQGGKGSSKHEAEVEDPPAEDDSWLERLKKTLGLGEAEEQQVEPAKAEEDGLFEWLFPSHSADSDKERENPIINLLTSWLQSGENAGDSSEEIRIRPIGSRAEEEDEEDDEKTDGRKKQSGDSTLVRLLNHSPITALFGADDLPTEPPVEAGPKRQKRAVPGPSRVLKQRIAISPEDFEQLLLRVPSFVPDYSRVQGEECRKQGRIFERQLRGRRLWALQMVDASARLASGLLRGNANQLGDFDLCTGIATRVRVREDELVRMRGKYCLAHVDVVAEDAELRLPVHLLQGGGFVKSTLNDPDHFLPRFTTINWGICLPAACSFEDAGSIVEHFVRPYNSTGIKLFLELEEANCHVRQVRTWSRLLKDNWQLVAVLGFYTFVAVVTLVATFNDYEIFIKIEPPSTRDSPTDPPEQRTTNVFHQTLMAFSLKKTLPQLFGVTANEERPNDLPFLDGLKAFASAALFLALRLVPLGFQPFTNRNEFTEHFTAPWSVVLRLLMLYADVFLVVSGFLAAYHMAREYRERARVPWFKRIAGRYLRLAFPLVPVLVFYAWVWEHLGSGPQWGDVVTKNADLCKHGYLSNLLFVHNWYPIEETCAPHTFQLAIEMQLSVLAPFLMVVLVRSPFYGTAAYVLLSALSTAIRFAATTEDRLTPYVFHGVRLTQLYRTLNLSFAETLHRLTPYLAGFGLGYLLQETGRQRHERGVRCAGWLGASIALLWCVIFPLDISRKDFRYEPGDAAQFAALAPLSWALGLCWIIYYCATEQQSRLNRLLSSRPLVCLGRLSYALSLVQFLVFFYFAGSTRGSEVFSFAGYINRTEVCLVLGAALLLTLLFDLPIQNVKRLLDQSGVFEQLETPEPVPAPEKSVEPEIQEEPSVVEESPADFVSPFDGQDEDDGIWLRNRTTEPEEPPAVEVEDFWAQSDEADRSDVPVEPAEDRRKQEPEIVAQEEQEDEEQEEEEQEEEEEEEEEDEEEIDEEKEVKRRPAANGGATWSRL; this is encoded by the exons ATGGCGCTGTGGAGGCGCCCGGTTGCGATCGGGCTCGGGATCCTTCTGGTTGTGGCGCTGCTGGTGGTCGGTGAGGGAGAAGCATTCCGGCTGCGAGAGCACGGTGCTCAGGACGAGCGGTTGGCGGTAGTGCGGCGGGGCGTTGGACCACGTCCGAGGGTGTCTGAGGGTGTGTGGGGGGTTGCAGGCCGCAAATCGTGGTCAGTGcgcgacaacgacgacgaagaagagGATAAGgaggacgaggaggaggaggaggtagaagaagacgaaaaggacgacgacgatgatgatgacgacgatgatggtgaagaAGAGTCGCAAGAGCAAGCCGCCATTCGGAAGGCCACACAGGAGCGGTTGCTGAGGGCACGTGGAGGTGTGAAAGGCCGGATAAGGTCAATGGAGGGTCCGGTAAAGGGTGGGCGCGGGGTACGCATCCCCCAGCAGGAGGTGAGCGGTGACGACGCTGAAGAGcagcaaaccgaaccgagctcTATTTTTAACCTGTTCGGTTTGCTTAGCGCAAAACGGGCGGCCATTGACGAGCGCGCAACGATGACGACAACGAACGATGACGACAGAGATGACGGAGGTAGAGCACCTCGAAAGCTGGGTGGAAAGAAGCGCCAAGGTGGGAAAGGTTCCTCCAAGCACGAGGCGGAAGTAGAAGATCCACCAGCAGAGGACGATAGTTGGTTGGAGCGGTTGAAGAAGACGCTTGGTCTAGGTGAAGCAGAAGAACAGCAGGTTGAGCCAGCAAAAGCGGAAGAGGACGGGCTGTTCGAGTGGCTGTTTCCGTCCCACTCAGCTGACAGTGACAAGGAGCGAGAGAACCCCATCATCAACCTGCTGACAAGCTGGCTGCAGTCTGGAGAGAACGCAGGTGACTCAAGCGAAGAGATCCGCATCCGCCCGATCGGCTCTCGAGCGGAAgaagaggacgaagaggacgaCGAGAAGACCGACGGTCGGAAGAAGCAGAGTGGTGATTCAACCCTAGTGCGGCTGTTGAACCATAGCCCTATCACGGCACTGTTTGGAGCCGATGATCTGCCCACAGAACCACCTGTCGAAGCTGGCCCGAAACGCCAAAAACGCGCTGTACCGGGACCTTCACGTGTGTTGAAGCAACGCATCGCCATCTCACCGGAGGACTTCGAACAGCTGCTGCTACGTGTGCCCTCCTTCGTGCCGGACTACTCGCGTGTGCAGGGTGAGGAGTGCCGCAAGCAGGGTCGCATCTTTGAGCGTCAGTTGCGGGGTCGACGACTCTGGGCGTTGCAGATGGTAGACGCTAGCGCACGTCTTGCGTCAGGGTTGCTGCGAGGTAACGCGAATCAGCTTGGTGACTTCGACCTCTGTACCGGGATCGCTACACGGGTGAGAGTGCGAGAAGACGAGCTGGTGCGGATGCGTGGCAAGTACTGCTTGGCACATGTTGATGTCGTGGCAGAGGACGCTGAGCTGAGGCTCCCGGTACACCTGCTGCAGGGTGGTGGCTTCGTTAAGAGCACACTAAACGAC CCGGATCACTTCCTGCCGCGGTTCACGACCATCAACTGGGGTATCTGCCTACCGGCGGCTTGCTCGTTTGAAGATGCCGGTAGCATTGTGGAGCACTTCGTTCGTCCGTACAACTCCACCGGCATCAAGCTGTTCCTCGAGCTGGAGGAAGCTAACTGTCACGTACGTCAGGTACGCACCTGGTCACGTTTACTCAAAGACAACTGGCAGCTTGTGGCAGTACT TGGATTCTACACCTTCGTGGCGGTGGTGACACTGGTAGCGACCTTCAACGACTACGAGATCTTCATCAAGATCGAGCCACCGTCAACGAGGGACTCACCTACCGATCCACCAGAGCAACGCACCACCAACGTCTTCCACCAAACGTTGATGGCGTTCTCACTGAAGAAGACGCTTCCGCAGTTGTTTGGCGTCACAGCCAATGAGGAACGACCGAACGATCTACCCTTCCTAGACGGGCTGAAGGCGTTCGCTAGTGCGGCTCTGTTTCTCGCCCTACGACTCGTCCCGCTCGGCTTTCAGCCGTTCACCAACCGAAACGAGTTCACCGAACACTTCACCGCACCGTGGAGCGTTGTTCTGCGACTACTCATGCTGTATGCGGACGTGTTTTTGGTCGTGAGCGGGTTCCTTGCTGCATATCACATGGCAAGGGAGTACCGCGAGCGGGCCCGTGTGCCTTGGTTTAAGCGCATCGCCGGACGATACCTTAG GCTGGCGTTCCCGCTCGTGCCAGTGCTGGTGTTCTATGCGTGGGTTTGGGAACACCTTGGCAGCGGCCCGCAGTGGGGTGATGTGGTGACCAAAAACGCGGACCTCTGCAAACACGGCTACCTTAGTAACCTGCTCTTCGTACACAACTGGTACCCGATTGAAGAGACC TGCGCTCCACACACCTTCCAGCTGGCTATTGAGATGCAGCTGAGTGTGTTAGCTCCGTTCCTTATGGTGGTGCTTGTACGCAGCCCATTCTACGGTACAGCTGCGTACGTGCTGCTGAGCGCCTTATCAACTGCAATCCGCTTCGCAGCAACAACCGAAGACCGACTAACACCGTACGTCTTCCACGGAGTTCGACTGACACAACTATACCGCACACTCAACCTATCGTTCGCGGAGACACTCCATCGGTTGACGCCTTACCTGGCCGGGTTTGGTCTAGGGTATCTTCTGCAGGAAACAGGCCGTCAGCGACATGAGCGCGGTGTACGCTGTGCTGGTTGGCTCGGGGCCTCCATCGCCCTTCTCTGGTGCGTCATCTTCCCACTCGACATCTCGCGCAAGGACTTCCGGTACGAGCCGGGTGATGCGGCACAGTTCGCCGCCTTAGCACCACTCTCCTGGGCGCTCGGACTCTGCTGGATCATCTACTACTGTGCGACTGAACAGCAAAGTCGGTTAAACCGGCTGCTCAGCTCTCGCCCACTCGTCTGCCTCGGGCGACTCTCGTACGCGCTGTCACTCGTGCAGTTCCTCGTGTTCTTCTACTTCGCTGGATCGACGCGTGGTAGCGAGGTGTTCAGCTTCGCCGGGTACATCAACCGCACCGAAGTTTGCCTCGTGCTTGGAGCGGCGCTTCTGCTCACGCTACTCTTCGACCTGCCCATCCAGAACGTGAAACGATTACTCGACCAGTCCGGTGTGTTTGAGCAGCTCGAGACACCCGAGCCGGTGCCAGCTCCAGAGAAGAGCGTAGAACCCGAGATACAGGAGGAACCTAGCGTAGTGGAGGAGTCACCGGCCGATTTCGTCAGCCCATTCGACGGACAGGATGAGGACGATGGTATCTGGTTGCGGAACCGTACCACCGAACCAGAAGAACCACCTGCGGTTGAGGTGGAGGACTTTTGGGCACAGTCGGACGAAGCTGACCGAAGTGACGTGCCGGTGGAACCGGCCGAGGATCGTCGGAAGCAGGAACCAGAGATAGTAGCACAGGAAGAGCAGGAGGATGAAGAGCAGGAGGAagaagagcaagaagaagaagaggaagaggaagaggaagacgAGGAGGAGATCGATGAAGAGAAGGAGGTAAAAAGACGACCTGCGGCAAATGGCGGCGCCACGTGGTCTCGCCTGTAG
- the LOC128728909 gene encoding nose resistant to fluoxetine protein 6-like — MLQRRIAKVLVLLVLSSVDTTQSATAELEIVRWIESAAGVLEKDACWRDVNRTLEAVRFREPWALAMLDASVKFPEAVALGSRFQFGSYDECLRPLSGQSLANAPAVPPQYCLVHVSLEGFPRRDPIGRDDTSNGSSRMLWGVCLPAVCSEGEVTQLLTAISGYDADFASCQRWSDVSAPAGYDLLQTATACILLLFALMISCSTLYGLCGEQRHKPVVTILRAFSITENLRKLVQVSKDDHGLGCLNGIKAIAMVFILGGHALLFMAGGPLLNAGFFREQSRLLHNAFLLNSPLLVDTFLLLSGFLFARLLLLELDKRQGRVNFALLYLFRYVRLTPAYLAVIALYATWLPLSGDGPLWGARMAREQHRCRENWWANVLYVNNYVGTEEVCMFQSWYLAADTQLFVLAPVLLYPMWRFGRRVALLLIGSITTISILVPFGVTYAQRLDPTFMVFADEVSDLQANDYFVNVYGKTHLRATAYLFGLLVGYLVHWMQIENVRINRRMLAICWIVSGVCGTTAMFSLTAFYTDLGTQNYLYNALYAALHRFGWSLSNGWLVLVCVTGHSRTLKRFLSARAFVPLSRLTYCAYLTNGLVELYLAASRRTPLYASIATLTAETISHILLTFLLALVLCLMFESPIHGLEKMLLHRFRPSQSPTRAPETSSLSTSNNTHSTSEEA; from the exons TGCTGGACGCGTCGGTGAAGTTCCCAGAGGCGGTGGCGTTGGGATCGCGGTTCCAGTTCGGCAGTTACGACGAGTGTCTGCGGCCTCTGTCAGGTCAGTCGCTCGCAAACGCACCAGCCGTTCCGCCCCAGTACTGCCTGGTGCACGTTTCATTGGAGGGGTTTCCTAGACGTGACCCAATCGGACGAGACGATACCTCAAACGGCTCGTCTCGGATGCTTTGGGGTGTCTGCCTGCCTGCTGTCTGCTCGGAAGGTGAAGTAACACAGTTGTTGACCGCCATTAGTGGGTATGACGCAGACTTCGCTAGCTGCCAGCGTTGGAGCGACGTTAGTGCACCTGCAGGATATGATCTGCTGCAAACAGCAACCGCTTGCATACTACTGCTGTTCGCATTGATGATCTCCTGCAGCACGTTGTACGGTCTGTGTGGTGAACAGCGCCATAAACCGGTCGTGACCATCCTTCGAGCGTTCTCCATCACCGAGAACCTGCGTAAACTAGTGCAGGTGTCAAAGGATGACCACGGACTCGGGTGTCTAAACGGCATAAAAGCGATCGCGATGGTGTTCATCCTGGGTGGACATGCACTGCTCTTCATGGCCGGTGGACCACTCCTGAATGCTGGGTTCTTTCGTGAGCAGAGTCGCCTTCTACATAACGCCTTCTTACTCAACTCACCTCTGCTCGTCGACACCTTCCTGCTACTGAGCGGCTTCCTGTTCGCGAGGCTACTCCTTCTCGAGCTAGACAAGCGTCAGGGACGTGTCAACTTCGCGCTACTATACCTGTTCCGATACGTCCGGCTTACACCAGCATACCTAGCTGTCATCGCACTGTACGCCACCTGGCTACCACTGTCAGGTGATGGACCTCTTTGGGGCGCACGAATGGCACGCGAACAACACCGTTGCCGGGAGAACTGGTGGGCGAACGTGCTGTACGTGAACAACTACGTCGGTACCGAAGAGGTGTGCATGTTCCAGTCGTGGTATCTCGCTGCCGACACGCAGCTGTTCGTATTGGCTCCAGTACTACTCTATCCGATGTGGCGCTTTGGGCGACGCGTAGCACTACTGCTGATCGgctccatcaccaccatctcCATTCTGGTGCCATTCGGTGTTACCTACGCTCAACGGCTCGATCCAACGTTCATGGTGTTTGCAGA TGAGGTGAGCGATCTGCAGGCGAACGATTACTTCGTGAACGTGTACGGCAAGACGCACTTGCGTGCCACGGCTTATCTGTTTGGGTTGCTCGTCGGCTACCTTGTGCACTGGATGCAAATTGAAAA CGTGCGTATCAATCGGCGGATGCTGGCGATCTGTTGGATCGTGTCGGGTGTGTGTGGAACCACCGCCATGTTCTCTCTCACCGCGTTCTACACCGATCTTGGCACGCAGAACTATCTCTACAACGCGTTGTACGCCGCACTGCATCGGTTCGGGTGGAGCCTGTCAAATGGGTGGCTCGTGTTGGTGTGCGTCACCGGTCACAGTCGAACATTGAAGCGATTCCTGTCAGCACGCGCCTTCGTCCCACTTAGCCGTCTCACGTACTGTGCTTATCTGACGAACGGGCTGGTCGAGCTGTACCTGGCTGCATCACGACGGACACCTCTCTATGCCAGCATCGCGACACTG ACGGCTGAGACGATCTCGCACATCTTGCTGACGTTCCTGCTGGCGCTGGTGCTCTGTCTGATGTTCGAGTCACCTATCCACGGACTAGAGAAGATGCTGCTACATCGCTTCCGGCCGAGTCAATCACCCACCAGAGCACCGGAAACGAGCAGCCTTAGTACGAGCAACAACACTCACAGTACCTCGGAGGAGGCGTAA